In one window of Drosophila ananassae strain 14024-0371.13 chromosome XR, ASM1763931v2, whole genome shotgun sequence DNA:
- the LOC123257675 gene encoding uncharacterized protein DDB_G0290685-like, translating into MSTKSRNYLESISNHDEDGDVSNGEDEYEEDLKLENNEDDNDNGDEEGLKDNDKAGGEGNDKHGGETKGKDGEKNNSKVGGDRSRKDGGKRNSKDGDESNSKDGGVNNNDDGGD; encoded by the coding sequence ATGTCAACAAAATCGCGAAATTATCTGGAATCAATTAGTAATCACGACGAAGACGGCGATGTAAGCAACGGTGAAGACGAATATGAAGAAGATCTGAAATTAGAGAACAACGAAGATGACAACGATAATGGCGACGAAGAAGGACTCAAAGACAATGACAAAGCCGGAGGCGAAGGAAACGACAAACACGGAGGTGAAACTAAAGGAAAAGATGGCGAAAAAAATAACAGCAAAGTTGGCGGCGATCGAAGCAGAAAAGACGGAGGCAAAAGGAACAGCAAAGATGGAGACGAGAGCAACAGCAAAGACGGCGGCGTAAACAACAACGACGACGGCGGCGATTGA